In Wolinella succinogenes DSM 1740, a single genomic region encodes these proteins:
- a CDS encoding YifB family Mg chelatase-like AAA ATPase, whose product MRLHQIHSATLLGLDAKIIEVEAAFNKGLPSFTIAGMAQASIQEARHRSQSALCAIGFHFPPLKIVINLAPSDLSKQGSHFDLPIALLIALYDREIPPNSRRSWFALGELGLEGRVKENQNIYPILLSLAEQGYAGDILLPKENETLYRSIPRLKLHFINHLQEGINLILSPQESPLEVANLPFSSLEIGGIPYYYEERYELDFLDVKGQEIAKRAALIAAAGFHNLLMEGSPGVGKSMIAKRLRYILPPLSLEEVLKSAKARLHEQGELRYEALRNARTPHNTSSKAAILGSIGAGGEPKPGEIALAHGGILFLDELPHFQKSVLEALREPLENQSFVVSRAQAKVEFEASFLLVAAQNPCPCGNLLNPLQECRCNEKEVTRYKNRLSEPFLDRIDLFVGMQENEGEAQSTQSSKELHAQVLKAFKAQKERGQEVLNGKLSERETERFCPLQKEDSETLLEAARRFGLSSRAMDKIKRVSRTLADLEGSEAIQKKHLLEALSYRRR is encoded by the coding sequence ATGAGACTCCACCAAATCCACTCCGCCACCCTCTTAGGATTGGATGCGAAGATCATTGAGGTGGAAGCGGCTTTCAACAAAGGCCTCCCCTCTTTCACCATTGCAGGGATGGCACAAGCCTCCATCCAAGAGGCTCGCCACCGCTCCCAATCCGCACTTTGCGCTATTGGGTTTCACTTCCCTCCCCTAAAAATTGTCATCAATCTTGCCCCCTCTGACCTCTCCAAGCAAGGAAGTCACTTCGACCTCCCCATCGCCCTTCTCATTGCCCTCTATGATCGAGAGATTCCTCCAAACTCAAGACGCTCTTGGTTTGCCCTGGGGGAGCTAGGACTAGAGGGGCGCGTGAAGGAGAATCAAAACATCTATCCCATCCTCCTCTCCCTAGCCGAGCAAGGTTATGCGGGTGACATCCTCCTTCCCAAGGAAAATGAGACGCTCTATCGCTCTATCCCACGCCTCAAACTTCACTTTATCAATCACCTCCAAGAGGGAATCAACCTCATCCTCTCCCCCCAAGAATCTCCTCTTGAAGTGGCGAATCTCCCTTTTAGCTCTTTAGAGATTGGCGGGATTCCCTACTATTACGAGGAGCGATATGAGCTTGATTTTTTGGATGTTAAAGGTCAAGAGATCGCCAAAAGAGCTGCGCTTATCGCTGCGGCTGGCTTTCACAATCTTCTCATGGAGGGGAGCCCTGGAGTGGGCAAAAGCATGATCGCCAAGCGCCTCCGATATATCCTCCCCCCTTTGAGCCTAGAAGAGGTTTTAAAGAGTGCCAAGGCGAGGCTTCATGAACAAGGAGAACTTCGCTATGAGGCTTTGCGAAATGCCCGAACTCCTCATAATACCTCTAGTAAGGCGGCGATTTTGGGAAGTATTGGAGCAGGCGGCGAGCCAAAACCAGGAGAAATCGCTCTTGCCCATGGAGGGATTCTCTTTCTTGATGAGCTCCCTCACTTTCAAAAGAGTGTTTTAGAAGCACTGAGGGAGCCTTTGGAGAATCAGAGCTTTGTCGTCTCTAGGGCTCAGGCCAAAGTCGAATTTGAGGCCTCGTTTTTACTCGTGGCCGCCCAAAATCCCTGCCCTTGCGGAAATCTTCTCAATCCCCTCCAAGAGTGCCGCTGCAACGAAAAAGAGGTTACTCGCTACAAAAATCGCCTCTCAGAGCCCTTTTTGGATCGAATCGATCTCTTTGTAGGAATGCAAGAAAACGAGGGGGAAGCCCAAAGCACTCAAAGCTCCAAGGAGCTCCATGCACAGGTTCTCAAGGCTTTCAAGGCTCAAAAAGAGCGCGGTCAAGAGGTCTTGAATGGCAAACTTAGCGAACGCGAGACAGAGCGCTTCTGCCCCCTTCAAAAGGAGGATAGCGAGACGCTTCTGGAGGCCGCTAGACGCTTTGGACTCTCCTCGCGCGCCATGGATAAAATCAAGCGAGTCAGTCGCACTCTAGCCGATCTTGAAGGCTCAGAAGCGATTCAAAAAAAGCACCTCCTTGAGGCGCTCTCCTATCGCCGTCGCTAG
- a CDS encoding GGDEF domain-containing protein, which translates to MVHLQKDEGFKTKLTSLSSLSSKSDSPSLEKLLADDFSFGSEAPHDYESDFTTPDALDAPKVDTLESFSKEVLSKLEEDNIPPIPNNFQLYFERLLEEKPEAFKKSILHVLDLENNSDDERRIDFEKRIKDSFKNMKNILQHVAVLYKNLTLLQNIIQKRLGDAQKAENSMVFQSILNLFLQEVSKLNAITQKQTLQLKEFYQDSAKIVNSIDSETIFDSQFGIYNRRHLLSQIDKEAKIMDQFGHSSTVLLARLPDSKIRKIPSEKALLLVTRTISRLILKTSRRSDIIAHYGGGTFALILKHSDLFSSKKACDRLVELIQSTNIFIGETEVNLGVVIGIAKILPDRSAEETLNLALNAMEAANLAQIPYTVCREDEEN; encoded by the coding sequence ATGGTTCATCTCCAAAAAGACGAGGGCTTTAAAACCAAGCTCACCAGCCTTAGCTCCCTCTCGTCTAAAAGCGACTCTCCCTCTCTAGAAAAGCTCCTAGCCGATGATTTCTCCTTTGGCTCGGAGGCTCCCCATGACTATGAGAGCGACTTCACTACGCCTGATGCTTTGGATGCCCCCAAGGTGGACACCCTTGAATCCTTCTCCAAAGAGGTCTTAAGCAAGCTGGAGGAAGATAATATCCCCCCCATTCCCAACAACTTTCAGCTCTACTTTGAGCGCCTTTTAGAGGAGAAGCCTGAGGCGTTTAAGAAGAGTATTCTTCATGTTCTTGACCTCGAAAACAATAGCGACGATGAGCGTCGAATCGACTTTGAGAAAAGAATCAAGGACAGCTTCAAAAACATGAAGAATATCCTTCAGCACGTGGCCGTCCTCTACAAAAACCTCACCCTCCTTCAAAACATCATCCAAAAGCGTCTCGGAGATGCCCAAAAAGCGGAAAATTCGATGGTCTTTCAAAGTATTCTCAATCTCTTCTTGCAAGAGGTGAGCAAGCTCAACGCCATCACCCAAAAGCAGACACTCCAGCTTAAAGAGTTTTATCAAGATAGCGCCAAAATCGTCAATAGCATTGATAGTGAGACCATTTTTGATTCCCAGTTCGGTATCTACAATCGCCGCCACCTCCTCTCACAAATTGACAAAGAGGCCAAAATCATGGATCAATTTGGCCACTCCTCCACCGTTTTGTTAGCTAGACTTCCCGATAGTAAGATTCGCAAGATTCCGAGTGAAAAGGCGCTTTTGCTCGTGACGCGCACCATTTCCCGCCTGATTCTTAAAACCTCTCGAAGAAGCGACATCATCGCTCACTACGGTGGTGGAACCTTTGCGCTAATCCTTAAGCATTCTGATCTATTTAGCTCTAAAAAGGCTTGCGATCGTTTGGTGGAGCTGATCCAGTCAACCAATATCTTCATCGGGGAGACCGAAGTCAACTTAGGCGTGGTTATCGGAATCGCTAAGATCCTTCCCGATCGAAGCGCTGAAGAGACACTCAATCTCGCCCTAAATGCCATGGAAGCGGCCAATTTAGCTCAAATCCCTTACACCGTGTGCCGAGAAGACGAAGAGAATTAG
- the def gene encoding peptide deformylase, giving the protein MLPIITYPHPLLKKRSEPVTLFDEELRQFLDEMYITMLAKNGVGLAAVQVGNPIRALIVNIPDEEGNQERENLLEIINPEFLSKEGEIQFNEGCLSVPEFYEDVTRFDRVRLTYQDRYGERHEIEAEGYLAVALQHEIDHLNGILFIDKLSLIKRKKFEKELKKRQRASL; this is encoded by the coding sequence ATGTTGCCCATCATCACCTATCCCCATCCCCTGCTTAAAAAACGCTCCGAGCCCGTGACTCTCTTTGACGAAGAGCTTCGGCAATTCCTTGATGAGATGTATATCACGATGCTTGCCAAAAATGGTGTCGGACTCGCCGCCGTCCAAGTGGGCAATCCCATCCGTGCGCTCATCGTCAATATTCCCGATGAAGAGGGGAATCAAGAGCGAGAGAATCTCCTAGAGATTATCAATCCTGAGTTCCTCTCCAAAGAGGGGGAGATTCAATTCAATGAAGGGTGCTTGAGTGTTCCTGAGTTTTACGAAGATGTGACACGCTTTGACCGAGTGCGCCTCACCTATCAAGATCGCTACGGAGAGCGGCACGAAATCGAAGCAGAGGGCTACCTCGCCGTGGCTTTACAGCATGAGATCGACCACCTCAATGGCATTCTTTTCATTGATAAGCTCTCCCTCATCAAGCGAAAAAAATTTGAAAAAGAGCTCAAAAAACGACAGAGAGCCTCCCTCTAG